One window of Nicotiana tomentosiformis chromosome 11, ASM39032v3, whole genome shotgun sequence genomic DNA carries:
- the LOC138901995 gene encoding uncharacterized protein: protein MPEVPKYDETSDLEEHITTYTTSMKENDLALHEIESVLLKKFGETLTRGSLTWYSLLPEHSIDSFEMLIDSFIKAHTGATKVQSQKADIFRIVQGESELLRRFVSRFEKERMLLSAVPDEWAAKVFTKVLNLRSSDASRKLKESLLEFKATTWSNVHNWYESKIRIEDDLVGFLSSAKGREKNKEKMKDDVDSDRRTLRGRFLHYEQTEGHGRSLRTSDKFTVDRRIDRGRNNRSLQDRIISGP from the coding sequence ATGCCTGAAGTGCCGAAATACGATGAAACTTCAGATCTAGAGGAGcacattaccacctacacaacatcgatgaaagaaaatgatttgGCTCTTCACGAAATTGAGTCCGTGTTAttaaagaaatttggtgagactctcacgaggggatcCTTGACATGGTACTCATTATTACCTGaacattccatagattccttcgaaATGCTCATAGATTCGTTCATCAAAGCCCACACCGGTGCCACAAAGGTACAATCCCAAAAGgctgacatattcaggatcgtgCAGGGAGAATCTGAGTTATTACGAAGATTCGTTAGCCGGTTcgagaaggaaaggatgttgttatcggctgtcccggatgaatgggcagcgaAAGTGTTCACTAAGGTTTTAAACCTGAGAAGTTCGGATGCTTCCCGAAAGCTAAaagaaagtctgctcgagtttAAAGCAACAACTTGGTCGAATGTCCACAACTGGtatgagtcaaaaataaggatcgaagacgATCTGGTTGGCTTTCTGTCATCGgcaaaaggacgggagaagaacaaagaaaaaatgaaagacgATGTTGACTCAGATAGACGAACTTTAAGGGGCCGGTTTTTGCACTACGAGCAGACGGAAGGTCATGGCAGGAGCTTACGGACGTCAGACAAGTTCACTGTTGACAGGAGGATCGATCGTGGGCGGAACAACAGATCGCTGCAGGATAGAATAATCTCGGGACCATGA